A single region of the Sorghum bicolor cultivar BTx623 chromosome 9, Sorghum_bicolor_NCBIv3, whole genome shotgun sequence genome encodes:
- the LOC8068201 gene encoding uncharacterized protein LOC8068201, giving the protein MGSWVRTITSPFRKMLNPQRDGKKTPRHHRHHHQQRHQQQSPSPSSSAMEHSGEMERSQLYGEVMACTYEDVQVMWSMLDKARICSAAAS; this is encoded by the exons ATGGGTTCTTGGGTGCGAACCATCACGTCGCCCTTCAGGAAGATGCTGAACCCGCAGCGTGACGGCAAGAAGACGCCGCGCCACCatcgccaccaccaccaacaacgACACCAACAACaatctccttctccttcttcatcag CCATGGAGCACAGCGGCGAGATGGAGAGGTCGCAGCTCTACGGCGAGGTGATGGCGTGCACGTACGAGGACGTGCAGGTCATGTGGTCCATGCTCGACAAGGCCAGGATctgcagcgccgccgcctcgtGA